A section of the Chloroflexota bacterium genome encodes:
- a CDS encoding ATP-binding protein translates to MRRHHVPCFAATGAGIAAVKRELSLTPELDSVSKLADTVAEVSADDDWTPDLEYKVALAVEEIGMNIVSYAGLSNDQAIQVTIDSTPESVTVVFSDPGPAFNPFVDAPAPDLEASVADRRIGGLGVHLVETLMDMVSYDRGSGRNNLTMVANRAK, encoded by the coding sequence ATTCGACGACATCACGTGCCTTGTTTTGCAGCGACTGGCGCCGGGATCGCGGCTGTGAAGCGCGAGCTCTCGCTCACCCCGGAACTGGACTCGGTCAGCAAGCTTGCCGATACCGTTGCCGAAGTGTCGGCCGACGACGATTGGACGCCCGATCTCGAATACAAGGTTGCGTTGGCGGTCGAGGAAATCGGCATGAACATCGTCTCCTACGCCGGCCTTTCCAATGACCAGGCCATCCAGGTGACGATCGATTCGACGCCGGAATCGGTAACGGTCGTCTTCTCGGATCCTGGGCCGGCGTTTAATCCGTTTGTCGACGCGCCCGCCCCGGATCTGGAGGCGTCGGTCGCCGACCGCCGCATCGGTGGGCTTGGAGTCCACCTGGTGGAAACTCTGATGGACATGGTTTCCTACGACCGCGGAAGCGGCCGCAACAACCTGACCATGGTTGCCAATCGGGCAAAGTGA
- a CDS encoding STAS domain-containing protein, which produces MDTAREGPILIAGLSGRIDGTNARQVQTELESALGDDDRRLLLDFADLSYISSAGLRVVLLVARQLDQKGGQLAVCSLSESISEIFKISGFDKIINVHADRPAALADLQG; this is translated from the coding sequence ATTGACACCGCCCGCGAGGGTCCAATACTGATCGCCGGACTCTCCGGCCGCATCGACGGGACCAACGCCCGACAAGTACAGACCGAATTGGAATCGGCGCTCGGCGACGATGACCGCCGACTGCTGCTGGATTTCGCGGACCTCTCCTACATCTCCAGCGCCGGGCTTCGGGTTGTACTGCTGGTGGCCCGCCAGCTCGACCAAAAGGGCGGACAGCTGGCAGTCTGCAGTCTTAGCGAGTCGATTTCCGAAATATTCAAGATCTCCGGATTCGACAAGATCATCAACGTCCACGCCGATAGGCCCGCCGCTCTCGCCGACCTGCAGGGCTAG
- a CDS encoding ABC transporter substrate-binding protein, whose product MTRRPALAALAGLVVLGAAIAAMVFVLTRPDAPANVNADATGPVPAVAPDPGPEPGIFNDRVVFGQTAAFSGPAQGLGIEMRRGIEAAFAEANRSGGVNGRRLELVSLDDAYEPEAAITNAQQLIGVQEVFALIGSVGTPTSRSTVPVAGEAGVPFIAPFTGAAFLRDPQLEHVINLRASYAQETETMVGLFVDRRGFDRIGVLYQDDSFGRTGYNGARDALARRGLEPVGVGLYPRNTTAIKTALLDLSAAEPEAIILIGAYEPVGTLISLAKSIGLDSEFIAISFVGSNSLAQQLGPDGEGVKVTQVVPLPTDRSVPIVVEYLDAMASHDVTGLPGFVSLEGYLAGRLAIAGLAACGPDLSRTCFVDGLKSLVEFELGGFPLSFGPDDNQGSDSVFLTEIGPEGRFRPLAPDNPPAVPV is encoded by the coding sequence TTGACCCGCCGGCCAGCCCTTGCCGCGTTGGCGGGGCTGGTGGTCTTGGGCGCGGCCATTGCGGCGATGGTGTTTGTGTTGACGCGCCCCGACGCGCCCGCAAACGTGAACGCGGACGCGACCGGGCCGGTACCGGCCGTGGCCCCGGACCCGGGCCCGGAACCCGGGATTTTCAATGACCGGGTAGTTTTCGGCCAAACCGCCGCATTCAGCGGACCGGCGCAGGGACTGGGCATCGAAATGCGGCGCGGCATTGAAGCCGCGTTCGCGGAAGCCAATCGATCGGGAGGAGTCAACGGCCGGAGGCTTGAGCTGGTGTCCCTGGACGATGCCTACGAACCGGAGGCGGCAATCACCAACGCTCAGCAGTTGATCGGTGTGCAGGAAGTCTTTGCGCTGATCGGATCGGTGGGAACCCCGACTTCCCGTTCTACGGTTCCGGTTGCCGGCGAAGCGGGGGTGCCCTTCATAGCCCCCTTCACCGGCGCGGCGTTTCTGCGCGATCCGCAACTCGAGCACGTGATCAACCTGCGCGCTTCCTATGCGCAGGAAACAGAGACGATGGTCGGACTGTTCGTAGATCGACGCGGCTTCGACCGCATCGGAGTCCTATACCAGGACGATTCCTTCGGCAGGACCGGGTACAACGGCGCCCGGGACGCCCTGGCGAGGCGGGGCCTTGAGCCGGTCGGGGTCGGGCTTTATCCGCGCAACACCACCGCCATCAAGACGGCGCTGCTGGACCTGTCGGCGGCCGAACCCGAAGCGATCATCCTAATCGGCGCTTACGAACCGGTCGGTACGTTGATCAGCCTGGCCAAGTCGATCGGATTGGATTCAGAGTTCATCGCGATTTCGTTTGTTGGGTCAAATTCGCTCGCCCAGCAGCTGGGGCCGGACGGCGAGGGAGTGAAAGTCACCCAGGTTGTGCCCCTGCCCACCGACCGGTCGGTGCCGATAGTGGTCGAGTACTTGGACGCGATGGCGTCGCACGATGTCACCGGCCTGCCCGGATTCGTCTCGCTCGAGGGCTATCTGGCCGGACGCCTGGCAATCGCGGGGCTGGCCGCCTGCGGCCCAGACCTGAGCCGGACATGCTTTGTTGACGGGCTCAAATCGCTGGTCGAATTCGAATTGGGAGGGTTCCCCCTCTCCTTCGGGCCCGATGACAACCAGGGTTCCGACAGCGTGTTCCTGACCGAAATCGGACCCGAAGGGCGTTTCCGGCCCCTCGCTCCCGACAACCCTCCCGCCGTTCCGGTTTAG
- a CDS encoding SpoIIE family protein phosphatase, producing the protein MPPDRPRRRSRTRYEGPTRKILVVDDEPDLEPLILQRMRRQIRSGQYEFQFAGNGVEAVALLEQDKEIELVLSDINMPRMDGLTLLQQIPQITDDIRSVIISAYGDMDNIRTAMNRGAFDFVTKPVDFKDLDITIERALNNLAEWRNALAARDQLVSLQRELDIARRLQESILPKSFPKSDDFEISGFMQAARNVGGDFYDFLELPNGNVGLVIADVSDKGVSAAMFMMSARTTIKGAALDGCDAAEVLTRANDLLSADNPNMMFVTAFYAEYEPASGTLTYANGGHDLPVLVDRDGARTIPSTGGVALGVLPGMPYSAESIKMQVGDTFVAYTDGVTDAMSPQEEQFGLGRLMQLFAEKPPSHAGATVNDVVAAVKRFAAEQDQFDDITCLVLQRLAPGSRL; encoded by the coding sequence GTGCCCCCGGACAGACCTAGACGCCGGTCTCGGACCCGCTACGAAGGCCCGACCCGGAAGATTCTGGTGGTCGATGACGAGCCTGACCTGGAGCCGCTGATCCTGCAGCGCATGCGTCGCCAGATCAGGTCCGGTCAATACGAATTTCAATTCGCCGGCAACGGCGTCGAGGCCGTCGCCCTTCTCGAGCAGGACAAGGAGATCGAGCTAGTCCTCTCCGACATCAACATGCCGAGGATGGACGGGTTGACGCTCCTGCAACAGATTCCGCAGATCACCGACGACATTCGGTCAGTCATCATCTCCGCATACGGTGACATGGACAACATCCGAACCGCCATGAATCGGGGCGCGTTCGATTTCGTCACCAAACCGGTCGATTTCAAAGACCTGGACATCACCATTGAGCGCGCGCTCAACAACCTTGCCGAATGGCGCAACGCGCTGGCGGCCAGGGACCAACTTGTCTCGCTGCAGCGCGAATTGGACATTGCGCGGCGCCTGCAGGAATCAATCCTGCCGAAGTCGTTTCCGAAGAGCGACGATTTCGAAATCTCCGGATTCATGCAGGCCGCCCGCAACGTGGGCGGCGACTTCTACGATTTCCTAGAACTGCCGAACGGAAACGTCGGTTTGGTCATCGCCGACGTATCCGACAAGGGCGTGTCGGCGGCGATGTTCATGATGTCGGCGCGCACCACGATCAAGGGGGCCGCCTTAGACGGATGCGACGCCGCCGAGGTGCTTACGCGGGCCAACGACTTGCTCAGCGCCGACAACCCCAACATGATGTTCGTCACCGCCTTTTACGCCGAGTACGAACCTGCCAGCGGAACCCTTACCTACGCCAACGGCGGGCATGACCTGCCGGTGTTGGTTGACAGAGACGGGGCGCGCACCATCCCTTCGACCGGCGGAGTTGCGCTCGGAGTCTTGCCGGGAATGCCGTATTCGGCCGAATCGATAAAGATGCAAGTCGGCGATACGTTTGTGGCCTATACCGACGGGGTCACCGACGCAATGAGCCCGCAGGAGGAACAGTTCGGCCTCGGTCGCCTGATGCAGCTGTTCGCCGAAAAACCCCCGTCGCACGCCGGCGCAACGGTAAACGATGTGGTGGCGGCCGTCAAACGGTTCGCCGCCGAACAGGACCAATTCGACGACATCACGTGCCTTGTTTTGCAGCGACTGGCGCCGGGATCGCGGCTGTGA
- a CDS encoding SDR family NAD(P)-dependent oxidoreductase yields the protein MTQLRTEFGFQEAAAIAAGCQGANQIMNNLESKVAVVSGAGRGIGRSIAIALARAGADVVGCSRTVSELESLASEIKQLGRRCATARVDVADWENVKHFAETVVAEFGRCDILVNNAGGTFAEGELADSDPALWTKTVDINLYGTYFLTRALLADIPSGGKIINIASGMGLAALPGNSSYAAAKAAVHMLTQVLSQEVWERGIEVNDVIPGLVATTNVTWASDRSSVDTVLAEFADRPVPFAASERVKHPDEVGELVAWMAGLPPGGPTGQSFSLARRPL from the coding sequence ATGACGCAACTCAGAACCGAGTTCGGATTCCAGGAGGCGGCTGCTATCGCCGCGGGCTGCCAGGGGGCAAATCAGATCATGAACAACCTCGAATCGAAGGTCGCGGTAGTCTCCGGCGCAGGGCGGGGCATCGGCCGATCGATCGCCATCGCCCTGGCCCGCGCCGGCGCCGACGTCGTGGGGTGCTCGCGCACGGTGAGCGAGCTCGAATCCCTGGCGAGCGAAATCAAACAGCTGGGGCGGCGCTGCGCGACCGCCCGCGTCGACGTGGCCGATTGGGAAAACGTCAAGCATTTCGCCGAAACGGTCGTCGCGGAATTCGGGCGCTGCGACATCCTGGTCAACAACGCCGGCGGGACGTTTGCCGAGGGGGAGTTGGCCGACAGCGACCCGGCACTTTGGACCAAGACCGTCGACATCAACCTGTACGGCACTTACTTCCTGACAAGGGCCCTGCTGGCCGACATTCCCAGCGGCGGCAAGATCATAAACATCGCCTCCGGCATGGGCTTGGCGGCGTTGCCCGGCAACAGTTCGTACGCGGCCGCCAAGGCGGCTGTGCACATGCTCACGCAGGTTCTTTCGCAGGAAGTCTGGGAACGCGGGATCGAAGTGAACGACGTGATTCCAGGGCTGGTGGCGACCACCAACGTGACCTGGGCCAGCGACCGGTCTTCGGTGGATACGGTGCTGGCCGAATTCGCGGATCGGCCGGTGCCGTTCGCAGCTTCCGAACGCGTCAAGCACCCTGACGAGGTCGGCGAACTGGTCGCCTGGATGGCCGGCCTGCCGCCCGGGGGCCCAACCGGCCAGTCATTCTCGCTGGCGCGCCGACCACTCTAA